A stretch of Oncorhynchus gorbuscha isolate QuinsamMale2020 ecotype Even-year linkage group LG24, OgorEven_v1.0, whole genome shotgun sequence DNA encodes these proteins:
- the LOC124011998 gene encoding retinoic acid receptor RXR-beta-A isoform X3, giving the protein MRVATAILCHTQLTPLGMTLVIDSRSPDSSSVSSPPSGQRSPPLTPTAAAMTSLPPVTSAVNSPISSMGSPFSVISSSLGSPCLPGTPSVGYGPISSPQINSTVSMSGLHAVSSSDDVKPPFGLGGHSPGGPMLSQKRLCAICGDRSSGKHYGVHSCEGCKGFFKRTVRKDLSYTCRDNKDCLVDKRQRNRCQYCRYQKCLACGMKREVVQDERQRSVQEERQRNKERESEVESTSAINEEMPVEKILEAEMAVEQKTELHADGSSGDSSPNDPVTNICQAADKQLFTLVEWAKRVPHFSELALDDQVILLRAGWNELLIASFSHRSISVKDGILLATGLHVHRNSAHSAGVGAIFDRVLTELVSKMRDMQMDKTELGCLRAIILFNPDAKGLSSPSEVELLREKVYASLESYCKQRYPDQQGRFAKLLLRLPALRSIGLKCLEHLFFFKLIGDTPIDTFLMEMLEAPHQLT; this is encoded by the exons GGTTGCAACTGCCATACTCTGCCATACCCAATTGACACCCCTGGGCATGACCCTTGTAATAG ATTCCCGCAGCCCAGACAGCTCCTCTGTGTCCTCCCCTCCCTCGGGCCAGCGCTCGCCACCCCTGACCCCCACAGCTGCTGCCATGACCTCTCTGCCGCCCGTCACTTCGGCCGTCAACAGCCCCATCAGCAGCATGGGCTCGCCCTTTTCTGTCATCAGCTCCTCCCTGGGGTCACCCTGCCTTCCCGGGACACCCTCGGTGGGCTACGGCCCCATCAGCAGCCCCCAG aTCAACTCCACAGTGTCCATGTCGGGGCTGCACGCGGTCAGTAGCTCGGATGACGTGAAGCCTCCGTTCGGACTGGGAGGCCACAGCCCAGGGGGCCCCATGCTCTCCCAAAAGCGCCTGTGTGCCATCTGTGGTGACCGCTCCTCCG gtaagCACTACGGAGTGCACAGCTGCGAGGGCTGCAAGGGTTTCTTCAAGCGCACGGTGCGCAAGGACCTGAGCTACACCTGCCGGGACAACAAGGACTGCCTGGTGGACAAGCGCCAGCGCAACCGCTGCCAGTACTGCCGCTACCAGAAGTGCCTGGCCTGTGGCATGAAGAGGGAAG TGGTCCAAGATGAACGACAGAGAT CCGTGCAGGAGGAGCGCCAGAGGAACAAGGAGCGGGAGAGCGAGGTGGAGTCGACCAGTGCCATCAACGAGGAGATGCCAGTGGAAAAGATCCTAGAGGCAGAGATGGCCGTGGAACAGAAGACCGAGCTGCATGCCGATGGGAGCTCCGGGGACAGCtcg CCCAACGACCCGGTCACCAACATCTGCCAGGCTGCAGACAAGCAGCTGTTTACCCTGGTGGAGTGGGCCAAGAGGGTCCCCCACTTCTCTGAGCTGGCCCTGGACGACCAGGTCATCCTGCTACGTGCCG gttgGAACGAGCTGCTGATCGCTTCCTTCTCTCACCGCTCCATCAGTGTGAAGGACGGCATCCTATTGGCCACCGGCCTACACGTGCACAGGAACAGTGCCCACAGTGCCGGCGTGGGAGCCATCTTCGACAG AGTTCTCACGGAGCTGGTCAGTAAGATGAGAGACATGCAGATGGACAAGACGGAGCTCGGCTGCCTTCGAGCCATCATCCTCTTCAACCCAG ATGCCAAGGGCCTGTCCAGCCCCAGTGAAGTGGAATTGCTGAGGGAGAAGGTGTACGCATCGCTAGAGTCCTATTGTAAACAGAGATACCCCGACCAGCAGGGCAG GTTCGCTAAGCTCCTCCTCCGGCTGCCAGCGCTGCGCTCCATCGGCCTGAAGTGCCTGGAGCACCTGTTTTTCTTCAAGCTGATTGGCGACACCCCTATCGACACGTTCCTCATGGAGATGCTAGAGGCGCCCCACCAGCTGACCTAA
- the LOC124011998 gene encoding retinoic acid receptor RXR-beta-A isoform X1, whose protein sequence is MRVATAILCHTQLTPLGMTLVIDSRSPDSSSVSSPPSGQRSPPLTPTAAAMTSLPPVTSAVNSPISSMGSPFSVISSSLGSPCLPGTPSVGYGPISSPQINSTVSMSGLHAVSSSDDVKPPFGLGGHSPGGPMLSQKRLCAICGDRSSGKHYGVHSCEGCKGFFKRTVRKDLSYTCRDNKDCLVDKRQRNRCQYCRYQKCLACGMKREVVQDERQRSVQEERQRNKERESEVESTSAINEEMPVEKILEAEMAVEQKTELHADGSSGDSSPNDPVTNICQAADKQLFTLVEWAKRVPHFSELALDDQVILLRAGWNELLIASFSHRSISVKDGILLATGLHVHRNSAHSAGVGAIFDRESAHNAEVGAIFDRVLTELVSKMRDMQMDKTELGCLRAIILFNPDAKGLSSPSEVELLREKVYASLESYCKQRYPDQQGRFAKLLLRLPALRSIGLKCLEHLFFFKLIGDTPIDTFLMEMLEAPHQLT, encoded by the exons GGTTGCAACTGCCATACTCTGCCATACCCAATTGACACCCCTGGGCATGACCCTTGTAATAG ATTCCCGCAGCCCAGACAGCTCCTCTGTGTCCTCCCCTCCCTCGGGCCAGCGCTCGCCACCCCTGACCCCCACAGCTGCTGCCATGACCTCTCTGCCGCCCGTCACTTCGGCCGTCAACAGCCCCATCAGCAGCATGGGCTCGCCCTTTTCTGTCATCAGCTCCTCCCTGGGGTCACCCTGCCTTCCCGGGACACCCTCGGTGGGCTACGGCCCCATCAGCAGCCCCCAG aTCAACTCCACAGTGTCCATGTCGGGGCTGCACGCGGTCAGTAGCTCGGATGACGTGAAGCCTCCGTTCGGACTGGGAGGCCACAGCCCAGGGGGCCCCATGCTCTCCCAAAAGCGCCTGTGTGCCATCTGTGGTGACCGCTCCTCCG gtaagCACTACGGAGTGCACAGCTGCGAGGGCTGCAAGGGTTTCTTCAAGCGCACGGTGCGCAAGGACCTGAGCTACACCTGCCGGGACAACAAGGACTGCCTGGTGGACAAGCGCCAGCGCAACCGCTGCCAGTACTGCCGCTACCAGAAGTGCCTGGCCTGTGGCATGAAGAGGGAAG TGGTCCAAGATGAACGACAGAGAT CCGTGCAGGAGGAGCGCCAGAGGAACAAGGAGCGGGAGAGCGAGGTGGAGTCGACCAGTGCCATCAACGAGGAGATGCCAGTGGAAAAGATCCTAGAGGCAGAGATGGCCGTGGAACAGAAGACCGAGCTGCATGCCGATGGGAGCTCCGGGGACAGCtcg CCCAACGACCCGGTCACCAACATCTGCCAGGCTGCAGACAAGCAGCTGTTTACCCTGGTGGAGTGGGCCAAGAGGGTCCCCCACTTCTCTGAGCTGGCCCTGGACGACCAGGTCATCCTGCTACGTGCCG gttgGAACGAGCTGCTGATCGCTTCCTTCTCTCACCGCTCCATCAGTGTGAAGGACGGCATCCTATTGGCCACCGGCCTACACGTGCACAGGAACAGTGCCCACAGTGCCGGCGTGGGAGCCATCTTCGACAG GGAGAGTGCGCACAATGCAGAGGTTGGAGCCATATTTGACAG AGTTCTCACGGAGCTGGTCAGTAAGATGAGAGACATGCAGATGGACAAGACGGAGCTCGGCTGCCTTCGAGCCATCATCCTCTTCAACCCAG ATGCCAAGGGCCTGTCCAGCCCCAGTGAAGTGGAATTGCTGAGGGAGAAGGTGTACGCATCGCTAGAGTCCTATTGTAAACAGAGATACCCCGACCAGCAGGGCAG GTTCGCTAAGCTCCTCCTCCGGCTGCCAGCGCTGCGCTCCATCGGCCTGAAGTGCCTGGAGCACCTGTTTTTCTTCAAGCTGATTGGCGACACCCCTATCGACACGTTCCTCATGGAGATGCTAGAGGCGCCCCACCAGCTGACCTAA